In Lolium rigidum isolate FL_2022 chromosome 7, APGP_CSIRO_Lrig_0.1, whole genome shotgun sequence, the DNA window CGGGTGAGGTTGCGGTGGACGAGCTTCATGGCCGCGGCCGCCGGAGTCTGACGGGCAGGGCTTCCGCTCGCGGTTTTTGCTCTGGacgacggcggcgagcggcgagggGATTCGCGGCGGTGAGAGGAGACTAAtctgcttttttttttcctcGGTGTACTTTTTCAGTTTTGGAATCCTCGATATCTACTGGGCCGGGCCCTGCCCGATCTACTGGGCCGGGCTGAGGTTGATAGAGCTCACGTCTCTCTCTGTGCGTTCCAAGAGGGTGTTCGACTTCGAATCAACCTCCAAGTTCGTCAAGGTGAACCCGATTTCTTCCTTTTTAATCGAGATCTTGACAAAGCCAAAAGGATTGAGGAGCTGCCACAGAAGCGTAGACGAACCGATTTCGATGGTAGCGATGTTGACACCCAACCCGACAGACCCGAGCTTCGTATTACCTTCTCTTCTGTGCACCGAGCACGAGCAGATTGATCGTATGTACGAAGAGATCAAGAATCTAGCGACTTCCTTCTCCGCTACAGACAAAGATGGAGTTGATGATGATTCAGTGAGACCCGAGCTCAGCAACGAGCGCAACCTGATCTGCCTCTCCAATTTGCAATCAATCGCCGAATGTATTCACATGCTCCGCAGTTTGGAACCATCTCTCCACTACGGTCTAGGCAAACTGGTTGATGAGGAGGAGATGAGCAGCAAGGGAGAAACTGTTCAGGAGCCGGTGCTGCTGGGCGGAGAGGAAGAGCACGAGATTGAAACAAAGTCTGAATCGTCGACGGCCAGGATTGAGGTCGAGGAATTTGATGCCTACCGTAACAGATGGGAATTGTTATGGCGCCCTGCCAGAAAATTTGAGGACATGAGTGAGTAAACGAGGCCCACCCTTCTGTCGATTTTTTTCAGACGCATTTTTCTCACACGGAggcaaatttgttttgttatttctCCACATCCGAGTCTAGCCATAGTATGATACGGTACATGTTAAATTTCCAAACAAACACTTAACTTGGTAAAAGTCGAGGAGATGAGTGAGTAAACAACTAACTTGCATGTTAACTGTCTcttcattttttatattttattctcCTTTTCTATTCCCTATCACTGCATTCTGTGCAAGCAAACCTATTTTTGTCCAGTCTACACCGAAGAAATTTCCTTATAGCATATCGCCAAACTGACCATTCTACGCAAAGAGGAGATCACCTGGTCACTTTGTAGTTCATGTTAAATTTCTAACAACCACTTCACGTTGACATGTAGCTTTATTGAGCCCGATGGTCTTCACGCATTGCACACCAGGACACAGCCCATGGGCTGCTATTGTCGGGACTTCTTTGCAGATATACTCGGTTAGAGTTGCGGAGCTACACCAGGTCGAGGGAGCAGACCTAAGTTGGCCCCTGGAGGTATATGGTGTAGTTGCCGCCCGAGACACGGTGGACAACAGCCGCAACCCAATCTTCCTTCGTCCAAGATATAACTGTCAAATGCTCACTCCACATGTATGTATCAACTATAGTACCGTTCTTTTCCTTGCTATGtttgtcattgttgtttagcttaTTGCAAGTGATAATGCTTACAGGATCCTTTTTTGCACTTGATGGGTCCATCTCGTGCAATTCTCTCTACGGACCCTGTTATCATCGAGATACAACTGAAAGTAAAGGGCAGAGCTAAGTCTGAAGATAGGAAGTTGATCAGTAAAGTATGTCACATCAGCGGTGAAAGTTTTGGGACATTTCTTGTGAGGGACGACCACTGTGCGATAGAGTTGCGTTGTGAGCAAGTTAAGCAGTCCGTTCAGGCCACTGTCTCGCGTGCCCGCCTTGTTGAACGGGGTTCATTGCCTTCTCAGTTTGGTGGCCTAGTTTTATGTTGCTCACTTCCCGATGGAGCTATTGAAGATGCTACAGACCAATCTAAGCAAATTGTGATGCTTGATTCCAAAGATGGAACACTACCGATGGGTAAACACCAATGCTTTGATATGTCCAGGAGTGTTATTGCTGTAGAGTTAGAAGGAAGACTAAAAGTTACCATTGAAGCATATGCACCATCTGGTACCATCACCGGACATGTTCTCTTCACACCTCAAAAGTGCAACATAACCAAAGCTATATGTTATCTTGGTTACTCTTCGGTGGAGATTACTATTGCTTGGTCCCTTCTCCCATCTTCGAAGAAGAGCTCATGTCAGACCCTTTGACAAGTTTTCCACCTTTTATGTCTCTCGTTGTCGAAACATTTGTTCACTAGGAGTGAGTGATCATGTGTACACTTGGGTTGGTACATTTAGTATTATGTGTGGCATGTTAAATTGTCGGTCATTGTGACATGGTATGCTAATTTACTCTGATAAAGTATTTCTTGGTGGAATGCTTTGTGAACTATTGTTAATCATCCATATCGTAATTCTTAATCGGCCGCCTTTACTTGCACCAAATATTGATTTGCCAACAAGATAGTTAGCTATTTAGCGTGAAACTGGCTGAGTTGTGCTTTACGATTTATGTCCTTCATAATTTATTTTGTGGTTTGATGGTATCATTCTAATAAGTGTATGAATTTGGAGTTCAGGTGAAGACAGTGAGCTATGTCATGGTGGACGTAGTAGGGCACTTTGTTGAAGTGCGTCTGAAAATTTCTTTAGAGGCACTTTATCACTAATTGACAAGGGTTTAACTAATCAAtgtctacggattgtagacttgggtttcgcgaaaagtagagggcaagtagatctcgaaggttcagccgaaaatgtGCTccactatgaaaactagggtgtatgttgacaatgaatttgatcatttctttgtccctcggctcccctttatataggaggtggagccgaggcttttgtatcgtacaagttacaaacttcgGGAGACTATCCAAGTCCTTCCCGCACAATTACATGACTCTTAATCCCTAAAATAACTCTATCTTCCATATACTTACTAGGCTTCTGGGCCTTGAAAACTTCTGGTCGTAGGCCTCCAAATATtctcgggtaccttattcggcaggcccgttcgaaatgcctatgtcagtagcccccgagattttgtttgaatcatAGAATCGAGCAAAATCTCCAATGTAGAATCAAATCATGTCTTTACATACTAATGAGTCGAATATTTCTGTTTAAcgtctattttgtacagggatgctggtagatggggctggttcatctgacggatcaggtactagttaactgctcttgtggtaaACCCGCagaaacctacttcaagctcaagtccatggacttgaactcgggatactggcgtaattcgacacgcgccgcttaaggacttatcgtcaATCGAATCCCAGATAAcgcgtccgctaggatttttattcgtatctgttgatacggataaagtagttgagcgcattcgggtgcgataccacgccacacaggatggatcctgggacttaccttcgtaaaatattacggcaTCCAGAGTTTTTACCacggcggacgcgctctgagaatatattgtcgagtgcctttatcGGCTGCTGGAATTGCTAATTTTCTCGAGTTGTTTAACGAcaatatcttgatctcccgatgggagtacatgatgagttatgtgtaactcgaagatgtacgatgATAATTCCTCTTATGCATTTCTATTTTTTGTCTTGTCATCCTCTTGTTTTttctcatatttcatcgggtgcgcgaccagcgcttccgatgggagtagcccccgacgcTACagtcgagtgtttgcacttgttgTAGGCTCATCTTTTGCTATTTTTACCAACCTTGTATTTTGTCTTTCGCCttatcctcttatcagaagtatatacaatgcttctgataagagtagtccccgagcatatgaacagatgcttgcatttgatcataggctcccgaagTTTCTCTGTTTGAGGACTCGAAGATTTGTTGCCGCTATCTTTTAATGAAACCACTCGAAGCTTTCTCGAATGACATtgctgctgacgatagccacaatACCCATCTTGGAAAGCCACGACTCCTGTCACCTCACTGTGTTATGGGTCCAAAGCTCTGCGCCATCGACAcatcgcgcaagtgggggacacacttcATCCGtaattttctattttttcgaTGGTGCAATAGAAGtcgaagtgggggacacatgttctctATTTTTCGACTTCTATTGGTTTCCCTTGTGTACTCACTTTCTTGTCTTCTCCTTGTTTTGCGCTCTGTAGGATCACCAAATTCTATCTTCTCTTCCCCTcaacctgaaggtggagaggtggatggTCGAGTCGTTGTTACCGACAATTCGCAAGAATCCTCTCTTCCTGAGAGTGAAGCTGCGGAATCTCAAAAATCCGCGGGTTCCTCCGAAAAAGAAACAGGGCAGAACAACATTTTGAGTCTGGTCATTCCATCTCTCCTCCTCTTGCCACTTCTCCTGATgggcgcaagaggaagagagacAATGTCAAAGATTCCGACGCGTCCAAACTTGCCGAAACAGCTGCCGAAGAATCTTCCCCGGAGGAAAAAGATGCCTTCGACCCTTTTGCCGATGTTGGTGCTGTTAGCTCGTAAGTCGATCTTTTCTATTTTTGTATGTTTCTTTTGTCCTTCCAGACtttcatgttttattttgctgttATACTGACAGAGCtgacgaggaaaaggaggaaccCGTCGCGCATGGGACAGCTCCTACGAGCACCTCCAACACGCTAG includes these proteins:
- the LOC124670969 gene encoding uncharacterized protein LOC124670969; this encodes MLTPNPTDPSFVLPSLLCTEHEQIDRMYEEIKNLATSFSATDKDGVDDDSVRPELSNERNLICLSNLQSIAECIHMLRSLEPSLHYGLGKLVDEEEMSSKGETVQEPVLLGGEEEHEIETKSESSTARIEVEEFDAYRNRWELLWRPARKFEDMTLLSPMVFTHCTPGHSPWAAIVGTSLQIYSVRVAELHQVEGADLSWPLEVYGVVAARDTVDNSRNPIFLRPRYNCQMLTPHDPFLHLMGPSRAILSTDPVIIEIQLKVKGRAKSEDRKLISKVCHISGESFGTFLVRDDHCAIELRCEQVKQSVQATVSRARLVERGSLPSQFGGLVLCCSLPDGAIEDATDQSKQIVMLDSKDGTLPMGKHQCFDMSRSVIAVELEGRLKVTIEAYAPSGTITGHVLFTPQKCNITKAICYLGYSSVEITIAWSLLPSSKKSSCQTL